In the genome of Arachis stenosperma cultivar V10309 chromosome 2, arast.V10309.gnm1.PFL2, whole genome shotgun sequence, the window AACTAAATGATGTACTTTTCTTATTATTGAACTAGTTGAGTAGTATTGAGCTCATGTATAAGAGGTATAGGTACCTGTGTCACTTGCAACagattgatatattttttagttctaaaacacatttaaatatattttgttagacgagtgagtttataatttaaacttgtgattctttaaagatttattATGTCATTTACCAAAAAATTctgtattatttttaattaaataatgtatttttattatcaCTAAATTGATTGTGTGGTATTGAACtagtatataaaaattttaaccaTTCATGTGTCATTTGTAGTAATTtgatatgtcttttgaatttaaaacacatttaaatatattttgttgGCTAAGAGAATCCATTTTGGATTTgtaattctttaaaatttttttgtgttattcactaaaaatttatatatcattcatgaaatttttttcactaaaaatttatatatcattcatgaaatttgtttttgttattattaaattaattgtgtaatattttgttattattaaactaattgtataatatttaactaaaaagaaaataaaaaaaagatgataGTAATGATGATGCATTGATGCTaatgaaagaagagaagaaaaaaattaaataaaaaaaaaagaaattcaaagaGAAAGTAGTGATAACAGGGATTTAGATTctcaaaaatttgaattttactttagagagtaaagtgtgatctctcaccatttattttataggtgggaccaagaataaatatgaaagagaaatcATTCAAGGGTAGAAGATTACACTTTACTCTGTAaggtaaaattcaaactttagatgATCCAAATCCGTGATAACAGTGATCATCAtgctaacaaaaaaaaataacttaaaaaagtaCACACAGTAACTTAactaaatttgattaaaaaattatttagttatttagctattttatttttaacatgatattatgtaattaaatatatattaaaattaattttacatttttaattttaaagatttcaataaaattttttaatttttaattgttttttagTTATGCTGTGAGTGTTTATACTCAAATAGAGttcaaattcattttttttaaattttttaaattttgattttttaatgtAAAGACTATACTATTTTGggatgaataaaataaaataaaacaaattctATATTGCTACTCCTAATTATTGATTTAAAGATAAAACTAGTATTAAAAAGTTTATCCGAAAATTAAGaactataaataaatttttaaaaaattaaaaaataaaataaaaataatacaaaatttaaatatcattttaaaatttatgttttctttttagattttaATGTTAGTGAATATATACAAATTGAACTCATTTTTCACTTTCCTATGTCAAACTTTTCAAGAGAGATACTTTCTCATTTACTTATAGTGAATATagaatttattcaatttttttttctgataaaaacatttttaaatatCGAGTAGTCAGTTACCATTTTGTCCCGATATTTATGGTAAAGGAAGAAACTAGGAGATTCCTCTTAAAACAATGAAACAAGGCGAAATGTAAAACTGggaatatttatttatttatttattttaaattaaataattacttttgagttttgaaaaagaagagggcGATGAGCCGATGACGCACttgtttataattttatactcTCTTCTCAACTGTCTCGCCGTGTTCATCTCGCGTGCATAGCATAGCAgtcagaaaagaaaaaaaaaaataaaaaaataaaacacagaaaaaatttaaaaaagaaagagaagaccAAACCAAACCCATCCCCCACACTCACACACAGCattagagaagaagaaatttcCAAAACCCCTTTTCAGTTTTATTGACTCCTTCATCTTCCCTCATTCAAGAACCTAACCCCTCTTTTCAatttttccttttctctctttctttccatATCATTATTATTCTGCCAACCAAACACAcccttattattttttttttattataattattattattctgcGATCGTTTCACCCTTTCTCCTCTTTCGATCTCGAAACAACTCAGATCTTCCCGATTCCGATTCCCCTTTCCAAAACGCAAAAACGCACTGCCGTTTTGTATTCTCTTTATTCTTCACCTGCTTTGGGTTCGTCGTTTCGTCCACCACAGTGTCGGTTTTGCGTGGTCGGAGGAAAGTGAGAGAGGATTGATTCTGTGTGTGCGCGTGTATAATAAGAGCCATGCTGTTTGCTTTAAGAGTGTGGTTATGAGGTAATATGGAAGTTGTCGTTTCACTCTTAAGACTAAAACTACACCACAAACTGCAGCAAGAACATGTCGTTTTACATTGGTCGCGAGGCTTCAAAGGTTagtttcttttctctctctctctttttttaaaaaaacctCTCTCTATCTGTATTTTTTGCTGGTCAATGCTTGATTACTTTGGGTTTTTGAGTGTAGCTATGGAAGAGAATTTGTGCagaaacgattacagaaatcaACCTTCTTCTCGAGAATTGGAAGTACCTACTCGCTGGTCTTGTTTGTCAGGTTCgattcttctttctctttttttttctttttcttttttttttctttaaatttgtattgaagtttttttttttgaactatACTTGAGCTCTAGTACAAATTCTTTGTCTTCTTCTTGCTGATGTTGTTAACTGtctaaaactttttttttttatcaacgATTTTGTGTCACGTATCCAAGAGTTTGAAACTTTGAATAGCTTGATGTATAGAGTGAATATAGAAGTTGAGTTCTTGGTTAATACTATATTTGACGACTTGTGTGTAAATTTGTTTTTCACAATATCATATAGTATTGTTGAATTAAAGTTGTGATTTGAATGGTACGGATATGTTACCACATATAGAGTATTATTATGAACTTGagtttatatatatgtaaacaTAATGTCggtgttttaacttttaatgtGGGATTCATGGAACCACTAGCTTTTTTGCAGCATCTTTTGGCAAACTTTGCAATGCTGGAAATTTGGCATTTGATGATGTATCCTTTGGATTTGGATCAATTAATTCTCAGCTGCAACTGACTGGTTCCAATtagttattccttctgaatctgaATTACAAATATACTCCCAATTTTATGTGGAACCAAGATGATAAAATATTTCATTTCCTTTGCAGCATGTTGTTAATGACAAATGTTTTATTAAGAACTTTTTCTGTGTGATGAACAAATTTTGTGATGTATATATTTGTGTGTTTTCTATGTATGCATAAGGTGTAATGGTACACAGTACATTTGATTTACTTGCTTATTTggtatatttaatttttcatgcaatgttttatgtttaaatttaaaCTGTATCCCTACAGTACATACATGGCTTGGCTGCCCGCGGAGTTCATTATTTACATAGGCCTGGCCCTACTCTACAAGATATTGGATTCATGATTCTTCCTGTGCGTAATTTTCATtcccttccttttctttttaacCCCGAAATATCTATCTTACATAAGGTTATTAAACTCTCGAGTTAGCTCAGTTAGGTCCCTGAGGAAGTTTACGATTTTATGACTTGAGCTTATTCAAGTTTACTTGAGCTTGTGTAAGTTCCACGAGTTCAGGCGAAGGCTCGAGTTTGATTACCATGATATTTACATAGTATTTGAGGAACTTCTAATTTATATAATCTTGGTGCTTTAACAGGAGCTTGGACAAGACAAAGCTTATATCAGTGAAACTCTGTTTACCTTTATCTTTGTATCCTTTGTCTTGGTAAGAATTCCCACCATCTCTACATCAAACTCATTGCTTCAGCTTTCCTACATGATTATTATCTTCTGACTGTATTCAACTTTTCAACACCCAAATTTTTTGTGGTTGGAAGGTGTCTCTTTTGAAAGAGATTACGTTTTACATAACTTTGGCTTCACATTAATGAAGACAGAATTCTATACATTAATTGAGCTTCCCATTTTAGTTTTTGCTGTGGCAATCAATGAAATAAGGCTTAGTGTCTGTGCCATCCTATTGGTGAGGCTGCCATTTATCgtatatttttttcattgtgactTTGTGATGTCTGAAAACATTAACAGGAACTCGTTAAGGGACTTCCTTTCAGTAAAATTGGGAATTGGGATACTTATTAGTACTAACTATTGAGAATGATATCTATGAAAACACAAGAAATCAAATAAACCTCTTATGGTGGTTGAAATTTTAAACCTCTCATTTAGAGGCCGAGTTTTGAATTTTCTGAAGCATTATGTGTTCTTGCAATTGGCTTAGCTTGAAGTTTCAGTTAGTCATATAGTACATCATCCTTCCTAATTTAGTGGCTCAtgttcttttttaatttcttaccTTTTGATAAGGCCCTTTTATGTGGAGTACTTTGATGATATATTCTTTGTTATATGCTTTTGCAGTGGACATTTCATCCTTTCATATTGAAGAGCAGAAAGATCTACACAGTCCTAATATGGTGCAGAGTTCTAGCATTCTTAGTTGTAAGTATCGACCCTTCTTGTCATGCTAGTAAAAttattgttaatctttttagTATCCTTATAGAATAGATGGGTTCTTAGGGGGTGATAGATCATTGGACAAGAGTTAGTTGACAACACATAATGCTAGGTCTAATCAACATGTTTGATGTTGATTATTAACTCATGTTATTAAGTAGCCTTGCTTCCTTTCCCCTCATATATGGTCAGCCAGAGTATATTTGCTGCCATTTAAATGTTTAGAGCGAGTCTAGAGTAGATGAGCATGCCAGTTTCCCGCTTACATTCTGCTCATGTTTATTTGTTTAATGCAGGCTTCTCAACTTCTTCGCATAGTCACATTTTATTCTACGCAGCTTCCTGGTCCAAACTACCATTGCCGTGAGGTATAATTGTTTAAGAATATGTCCATGTAAAAATTTCATATATCTGAGGTAGTCTTCATGCATGCTAATAATTTGCACAATGTATCATGCAGGGTTCGAAACTTGCCACATTGCCTCGTCCAGATAGTGTTCTTGAAGTCCTCTTGATTAATTGTTAGTATGAGTGATTGTATTGGAGTTGTTGAGCTTTGTTGGCTTCTTTATAGTTTTGTACTAAATTGAATTTAACGTGCAGTTCCGCGTGGTGTGTTATATGGATGTGGGGATTTGATATTTTCATCACACATGATCTTCACTCTTGTATTCGTTCGTACGTATCAGAAATATGGCATTCGAAGGTAAAAAATGGCTGTCTTTTCTGAAGAACTAAATTTGTCTAGATTTCATTGCAGTAACTTTTCCTTGGATGCCTTGTTGATTTCATAAAATGCCATAACTGTGACATATTCTTGTCATGCTTACCGTTTTTATTTCTTGTGGTTATTGATGAAACACTAGGTCCATAAAGCAGGTAGCATGGTTACTTGCTATTGTTCAGAGTCTTTTGATAGTAGCATCTCGCAAACATTACACAGTTGACGTAGTCGTTGCATGGTAGGGAAGCATTTTCTGCTTTTGTGATTGGAAAACCATGTTATACGTCACCTTCAATTTAATCTTTATGGTCTCTGACTGCAGGTACACTGTTAATTTGGTGGTATTTTTCGTTGACAAGAAACTGGCAGGTTAGCACATTTGTAGTTTGTACAATTACAATAATACACACTGCTTTCGTCCACTCAACCCGCCTTTTGCCGTTGTACTGACTTAGTTTTTCCGCAGAATTGCCAGACCGGTCTATCGTGGCTGCAACCTTACTACCATTGAGCACGAAAGACAAAGATGGCAGGACCAAAGAGGAGAATCACAAGCTTTTGAATGGGAATTCTGGAGATCCTGCAGATAGGGTATGATGAAAATCTGTGTCCTTTCTCTTGTTCCTCTGGTGtgtaatgtcattttcattgatcTTGACATAACAATAACATGTTTATTTTGCACTTGTTCAGAGGCAAAGAACTCAAGTAAATGGCAAGATCATGGAAGATGTCAACACAATACACCATCCTGACTCTGCAATGAATGGTGCATAGATAGATTAAATATAGAGGGGCCACTACTGTGTACAAATTGAAATAGGGTCCACTGCAAGAATTGCTGTTGGAAAGCTACTACTACAACAATCCTTCAATTTGAAGATTTAGTTGCCTGAACTGAAACATTCACCTCTTAATTCAAATCAGTATAATCCGATTTGTATTAAGTCAAAAATATTTGAATATGGGGTTCTGCTTTTCAACATTCTGCACCCCTGATCTGGTTGTCATGGTTAAATTATCTATAGCATCAGCATGTGCCATagggaaaaaaaaatttatttccaATCCTTCTCACCACCATCATTGATACCATGTGCATATATTTTTCTTCCCTagtctattttattttatttgaatcttAATCCCTTGAATTCACGTGGTGtcctaataataaaaaaaaaaggtaaagcatatattttttttaagttttgtaattttttttaaaaatatttttaacgtttaattttattcaattttgtctctaatattttatatttatttaattttgtttttaatgtttttgatttatttcaaaatcatctttaaacatttttaattttgtcttcAACATTGCAGATGAAATTAACATTTAGAGATAATTTTGTTGGAGACAGAATTAAATATGCTTTAAAcattagaaatatttttaaaaaaattataaatattaaagataaaaaatatattttattcaaataaaaaagattatATACCAACTATAAAGGCCTATAATGTAAACGAGTAATTTCAATCCATAGACCAATCGTGACTAGTTAAAGGCAAATATAACCCTTTTGATTGTGCATgtgaaaaaggggaaaagaTTTCACTGAGCCCTAATATGATTAGGTTGGTggttaacaaaaacaaaagagagcaTGATGactttattattgtattattaCTTGAAAATTTGGCTACATGTGTTATGGGAGAGTGCGCATGTGCTTGGCCTTGcatgtgtttttctttttttattaagaaaaattagaaattacGAATTGCAGTAGTTTTTTGTGTGGGTTGTCCCATTCGTTGTCCGTGGATTACAATCCCAATATGGATGTTCAAGTACCCTCTCCTATTGAAATAGGTTTGCCGTTTATTATACTAATTTACTTAGTCATAAGTCATTGGTGAGGCAGAACATCACATGCATTATGCCTATATTATCCTCATTCTCACATGGGCCCCCTGCCCCCACACTACAAATCTCCACGCGTTTTGTGGCCCTTTTATGCGTTGCTATACGCATTTTAGATCCCCAAGAATAAAGTCTACACCCTGGTTCCTCAcgaaacattaaaaataaaaacaagaaaataattaagttagattggtctaataattaatttattagtctGATTAAATAAGTGATGGGAGCGAATAATTTATTGGTCAATAATAaacttataaataaatatttcatCTGCAACGAATTAAATTAGGAGATACaatgaaaaatctaaaaaaataaaaaataaaaaaagaataaaaataaaagaataaaagggAATCACATGGTAACTCAACTTGCACAATTAGTAGCATGTACTTGGGTTGTTTAAGTGTTGGAATTTTtttagaacaaaataaaaaaaattattttcacaaAAAATTATTCTAGAATTATATCTCGAAATCTTTTTTTTGGAGGAGGCAAGTTTGCCCTGCCTTTTAGCAAACTCAGTATATTAACCAAGGTTTGTCGAATTCGTCAGCAAACTTATAAAAGAATGTACTAAGAACATATGCTATAACTCTTAATCCTGAAAAAACTTAGTTTAATTAAGGTGAGAAGAAAAGTTGGGAGTTGAATATTGGACAGACAATAAATATGACTTTTTTCAATATTGTCGGCGATAATAGCAATAACATTATCATCGTCTTCGTCTGAAGAGTATACAGACACAAGCTGTATTTAAAAATGTCATTACATTTTTGTATTTtcacattaatttttttaaaatacgtATTCTTGAAAACTCATAGAAAAAAATGAGATGAAATTATATGTTTAAATTATTATGTGTTCAATTATGTGTGGCACATGCATGCAGGGAGCAAtggaaataattttttttcagaaaaaagAACCTTAAGTGTTATGTCTTTAGTTCGATTTTTAAGATGGTGTCTCTGCAACTTGAGACATCGTATATGCAATTCAGGATGGCAACATAAGTTGATAAGACTAATTTTTACAGTTCTATCTTactatattttttgtaaaattcacCTGTTAATATTCACGAGTAGTAAAAAATTTTGTACCATAACCTGATCTTGAAGATATCTGTCTTTCCCttataacttttaaattatttttttatataacttttatatatataaaatactaTTCCAGGACAGAAACATCCATACTCCAACTCCACCCTCCTTCTAACCAAAACTCGCCTCGTATCGGGACAGGTAACCGAATAAGGGGAAAGCATATATCTGCAGATACGGGTTGCATTACTTTTCTTACGGAGTATACTCACTTGAAATGTCAACTACAAGGCCGCGTTTAGTTTTTAGAATAAGACAAGACAAGATACTAAAAACAAGACACAAAAGAcagaaacacaaaaaataatatccttatattttgtttggtaataaactagcaaaattataaaaattcaatttagtctcatttttttattaaaaaaatttaggaagaaaaatataataataaaaaatataattataaaaaattaataaaaataatgaaaaaaaaagttgtaTCTCTTGTTAGTATCTTTGTGTCATTCTTGAATTTGTGTCTTTCCTATCAAGATGaatacaaaatacactaatttagTGTCTTTAGACATAATATTTCTGTCCATGTCTCATTTGTTAAATATgattttatatttctatatttCTCTTTAAGTGTATCATGCCTACAAACAAATACAACCCAAAAGAACTAgtgatttatcatttttttaaaatataagaatGCTTGAGGTCATATTTAAATTTGGAAAGTCCTATTTGCATATAGCCTTCTACACCATATTTAGACTCCCATTTTtgtatttcttttgtttttttctttttgttgaaaACTTAAAGTTgggaatttttatttaaaaaaatataaaaaaaaaattttagcaTCAAATTTGAGCATTCATATATGaattatctttaaattttaaggAAGACcgatgtatttttttaaaaaataaaagagaactAAGATGAATCTTATCAAACATTGCATGAGATTAATACTATTATAgacaagattttttttaattatttctcaTGCCTCAATTGAGTGAAAgtgatatatttttataaaatacatGGATATCATATGCCACACATACCTTAAAGTTTGAAAGATCTTAacatattttttacaaaaagaATAAGTATGGTtctaaaaattatatcaaattggTCAGTTCaattaaattaatcaaaaatAATGAAGATGTGGAAAAACGAAAGCATCTAAGTTGAAAAGTTCGAATGAATATTATCAAAGGAATTGCATGAGGACTTCTATAGCTTTTGATGTCATGAGGGATAGAGAGAGAGTGAAGGGGATAAACACATGGTGGGGTAGAACTAAGGAATTACGTCAACCGGTTAGGAATTATAAAATTTGGAATCAAGAAGAGTATCATTAGTTGGAAGacaaattttttctatttttgtagGCAATTTACCTAATTATATATCGAAGAGGGAACTTTTTTGCCTGTTAAGATAGATGGGAAGAATCAATAACATATATCTTGCCCGGAAGTAAAAAAGTGGCAACGTTTATCCATTTGCTTTTGTACGATACATGACGGAAGGGGGACCTTGAAAGCTATCTCGGAGATGAACCAGATGATCCTGAGAGGTAAGCTAATATCGGTAGGTGAGGCTAAGTACAAAAGAATAACATGGGATAAAGATCAAAGATGGCATGAAAAAGTAAGTGCCAGGAAGGAAGTAATGAAAAGACAACCTCCATGTGGTGAAACCGTGGCTacttttaaaaatgttaaagCTTTGAAGATGAATACGATAGTTAAGGATCTACATGGGAATAGTTGGACAAAGACGGTAGAAATGTAAGTAGCAAAAGAGAATATGACTTGGCTGCAGAGGAGTCTAGTTAGAGGTACGACAAAGCCTATCGATTTTAAATGGTTACAGATAGTAGTTACCAAGAACCTGCCATAGATTGTTCAAGTGCGAGAACTAGGGGCATACAAAGCATTATTGACTTTTGATACGGTCATAAATGCAGAATAtgtctttattt includes:
- the LOC130961433 gene encoding phosphatidylinositol:ceramide inositolphosphotransferase 1-like, which translates into the protein MSFYIGREASKLWKRICAETITEINLLLENWKYLLAGLVCQYIHGLAARGVHYLHRPGPTLQDIGFMILPELGQDKAYISETLFTFIFVSFVLWTFHPFILKSRKIYTVLIWCRVLAFLVASQLLRIVTFYSTQLPGPNYHCREGSKLATLPRPDSVLEVLLINFPRGVLYGCGDLIFSSHMIFTLVFVRTYQKYGIRRSIKQVAWLLAIVQSLLIVASRKHYTVDVVVAWYTVNLVVFFVDKKLAELPDRSIVAATLLPLSTKDKDGRTKEENHKLLNGNSGDPADRRQRTQVNGKIMEDVNTIHHPDSAMNGA